One region of Burkholderia pyrrocinia genomic DNA includes:
- a CDS encoding APC family permease — MNNDRPGRSASVASANDSEPHAHRCDATGRRNAHPLGLFTLVIFGLAYMLPMTVFTTYGIVTSETNGHLTAAYAVTLVAMLFTARSYGHMARLMPSAGSAYTFASRNFGTSAGFMVGWALLMDYLFIPMISYLAIGIYMKQLFPAVPASVWIVASIALVTGLNIVGIRLVNRVNLILIASQLVFIAIFVVASARVASGEGLSMAVALPSSGDARAIFAGSAILCLSFLGFDAVTTLSEETREPRRTVPRAILLCTLASGLLFMLIAYIGQVVFPDWHAFKDLDSASLELMRRIGGGTLSALFVAVYVAGCFASAMAGQASVTRVLFAMGRDRVLPERVFGHLHARLHTPVRATLAVGVVSLSALFVTLDLASTMISFGALVAFAIVNLCVMRSYLCRPEHRHAAGWIAFGAMPAIGFAMNVWLWSGLSRQTFYVGIGWLVLGLCQLVWLTRGFTRPAPTLSMN, encoded by the coding sequence ATGAACAACGACAGGCCAGGTCGATCCGCATCGGTCGCTTCGGCGAACGACTCGGAGCCGCACGCGCATCGATGCGACGCAACCGGACGACGCAACGCGCATCCGCTCGGACTGTTCACGCTGGTGATCTTCGGCCTCGCGTACATGCTGCCGATGACGGTGTTCACGACCTACGGGATCGTCACGAGCGAGACGAACGGGCATCTGACGGCCGCGTATGCGGTCACGCTGGTCGCGATGCTGTTCACCGCACGCAGCTACGGCCACATGGCGCGGCTGATGCCGAGCGCCGGGTCGGCCTATACGTTCGCGAGCCGCAACTTCGGCACGTCGGCCGGTTTCATGGTCGGCTGGGCGCTGCTGATGGACTACCTGTTCATCCCGATGATCAGCTACCTCGCGATCGGCATCTACATGAAGCAGCTATTCCCGGCCGTGCCGGCCAGCGTGTGGATCGTCGCGAGCATCGCGCTGGTCACCGGGCTGAACATCGTCGGCATCCGGCTCGTCAATCGCGTGAACCTGATCCTGATCGCGAGCCAGCTCGTGTTCATCGCGATCTTCGTCGTCGCATCGGCGCGGGTTGCGAGCGGCGAAGGACTGTCGATGGCCGTCGCGTTGCCGTCGTCGGGCGATGCGCGTGCGATCTTCGCCGGGTCCGCGATCCTGTGCCTGTCGTTCCTCGGCTTCGATGCGGTCACCACGCTGTCCGAGGAAACGCGCGAGCCGCGCCGCACGGTCCCGCGCGCGATCCTGCTCTGCACACTGGCGAGCGGCCTGCTGTTCATGCTGATCGCGTATATCGGGCAAGTGGTGTTTCCCGACTGGCACGCGTTCAAGGATCTCGATTCGGCCAGCCTCGAACTGATGCGGCGCATCGGCGGCGGCACGCTGTCGGCGCTGTTCGTCGCGGTGTACGTGGCGGGCTGCTTCGCAAGCGCGATGGCCGGGCAGGCGAGCGTGACGCGCGTGCTGTTCGCGATGGGCCGCGACCGGGTGCTGCCCGAGCGCGTGTTCGGCCACCTGCATGCGCGGCTGCACACGCCGGTGCGCGCGACGCTCGCGGTCGGCGTCGTGTCGCTGTCCGCGCTGTTCGTCACGCTCGATCTCGCGTCGACGATGATCAGCTTCGGCGCGCTCGTCGCATTCGCGATCGTGAACCTGTGCGTGATGCGCAGCTATCTGTGCCGGCCCGAGCACCGCCATGCCGCGGGCTGGATCGCGTTCGGCGCGATGCCGGCGATCGGCTTCGCGATGAACGTGTGGCTCTGGTCGGGGCTGTCGCGCCAGACGTTCTACGTCGGCATCGGCTGGCTCGTGCTCGGGCTCTGCCAGCTCGTGTGGCTGACGCGTGGCTTCACGCGCCCGGCGCCGACGCTGTCGATGAATTAA
- a CDS encoding aspartate aminotransferase family protein, whose protein sequence is MNAVDVNLDADLQALGKRHLLMHFTHADAYRDNALTVFDRGEGCWLVDRNGKRYFDALAGLYCVQVGYSHGAEIGDAIREQMVRLPFATNWGYGHEPAIRLAHKLAALAPDGLNRVFFTSSGSESNESAIKLVRQYHQSRGEPQRRKFIARRVAYHGTSFGALALNGMTNFRKHFEPLMSGVRHVGNTKRYGRPAGETEAQFTRHLLDEIESLIVQEGPDTVAAIVVEPLQNAGGSLTPPAGYAAGLRDICDRHGVLLVADEVICGFGRLGEYFGSARYGLKPDIITFAKGIASGYVPLGGVIASDAVVDTVLDGPQQMFLHGATYGGHPVACTAALANLAIMEREGVLANVRDNEAVFRRTLDGLLELPCVGDVRGDGYHYSLELVTDKAARRWSADIGAQAFVSTLLAPAIFDAGLLCRAGVDHEGTPIVQFSPPLVMSRDEIVWFVAQIRDILVESYSRATH, encoded by the coding sequence ATGAACGCCGTTGACGTCAATCTCGATGCGGACCTGCAGGCGCTCGGCAAGCGTCACCTGCTGATGCACTTCACGCACGCCGATGCGTATCGCGACAACGCGCTGACCGTGTTCGACCGCGGCGAAGGCTGCTGGCTCGTCGACCGCAACGGCAAGCGCTACTTCGATGCGCTGGCCGGGCTGTACTGCGTGCAGGTCGGCTACAGCCACGGCGCGGAGATCGGCGACGCGATCCGCGAGCAGATGGTGCGGCTGCCGTTCGCCACCAACTGGGGCTATGGCCACGAACCGGCGATCCGTCTCGCGCACAAGCTCGCGGCGCTCGCGCCGGACGGCCTGAACCGCGTGTTCTTCACGTCGAGCGGCTCGGAGTCGAACGAATCGGCGATCAAGCTGGTGCGCCAGTATCACCAGTCGCGCGGCGAGCCGCAGCGGCGCAAGTTCATCGCGCGGCGCGTCGCGTATCACGGCACGTCGTTCGGCGCGCTGGCACTGAACGGGATGACGAACTTCCGCAAGCATTTCGAGCCGCTGATGTCGGGCGTGCGACATGTGGGCAACACGAAGCGCTACGGCCGTCCGGCGGGCGAGACGGAAGCGCAGTTCACGCGCCACCTGCTCGACGAGATCGAGTCGCTGATCGTGCAGGAGGGGCCCGATACGGTCGCCGCGATCGTCGTCGAGCCGCTGCAGAACGCGGGCGGCAGCCTGACGCCGCCGGCCGGCTACGCGGCCGGGCTGCGCGACATCTGCGACCGGCACGGCGTGCTGCTCGTCGCGGATGAAGTGATCTGCGGGTTCGGGCGGCTCGGCGAATATTTCGGGTCGGCGCGCTACGGGCTGAAGCCGGACATCATCACGTTCGCGAAAGGCATTGCGTCGGGCTACGTGCCGCTCGGCGGCGTGATCGCGAGCGACGCGGTCGTCGACACCGTGCTCGACGGGCCGCAGCAGATGTTCCTGCACGGCGCGACGTACGGCGGCCATCCGGTCGCATGCACGGCCGCGCTCGCGAACCTCGCGATCATGGAGCGCGAAGGTGTGCTCGCGAACGTCCGCGACAACGAAGCGGTGTTCCGCCGGACGCTCGACGGCTTGCTCGAACTGCCGTGCGTCGGCGACGTGCGCGGCGACGGCTACCACTACTCGCTCGAACTCGTGACCGACAAGGCCGCGCGCCGCTGGTCGGCCGATATCGGCGCGCAGGCGTTCGTGTCGACGCTGCTCGCACCGGCGATCTTCGACGCGGGGCTGCTGTGCCGCGCGGGCGTCGATCACGAAGGCACGCCGATCGTGCAGTTCTCGCCGCCGCTCGTGATGTCGCGCGACGAGATCGTGTGGTTCGTCGCGCAGATCCGCGACATCCTCGTCGAGTCCTACTCACGGGCGACGCACTGA
- a CDS encoding aldehyde dehydrogenase family protein, with the protein MRTAQQSYIGGQWLDPADARSIDVIDPATARPYAQLRIGGAADVDRAVGAAKQAFDAYSRWSVDERVALLQRMLEIYRRRYEEVAQTISQEMGAPIAFARAMQAAVGTAHLEQTIRALQSFRFSTQTDSLLVSHEPIGVCALITPWNWPINQIVCKVAPALAAGCTMVLKPSEIAPFSAILFAEILHEAGVPPGVFNLVHGYGHEAGDALSRHPDVDMVSFTGSTRAGVEVAKAAADTVKRVHQELGSKSPNLILPDADIDDAVTRGVRSCFSNSGQSCNAPTRMLVHADHLALAEQAARREAERTVVGDPRAPETGIGPVVSRTQFDRIQHFIRLGIEEGATLVAGGPGRPDGLGDGFYVRPTVFSNVTPGMTIATEEIFGPVLSIMTYRTEDEAVALANDSVYGLAAYVQSKDLERARRIAARLRVGNVHINYPAWNPAAPFGGYKRSGNGREYAEFGLVEYLETKGTTGYTEGGAR; encoded by the coding sequence ATGCGAACGGCACAACAGTCCTATATCGGCGGCCAGTGGCTCGATCCGGCCGATGCACGGTCGATCGACGTGATCGACCCGGCCACCGCGCGGCCGTATGCGCAACTCAGGATCGGCGGCGCGGCCGACGTCGACCGCGCGGTCGGTGCGGCGAAGCAGGCCTTCGACGCGTACTCGCGCTGGTCCGTGGACGAGCGCGTCGCGCTGCTGCAGCGCATGCTCGAGATCTATCGGCGCCGCTACGAAGAGGTCGCGCAAACGATCAGCCAGGAGATGGGCGCGCCGATCGCGTTCGCGCGCGCGATGCAGGCCGCGGTCGGCACCGCGCACCTCGAACAGACGATCCGCGCGCTGCAGTCGTTCCGCTTCAGCACGCAGACCGATTCGCTGCTGGTGTCGCACGAGCCGATCGGCGTGTGCGCGCTGATCACGCCGTGGAACTGGCCGATCAACCAGATCGTGTGCAAGGTCGCGCCGGCGCTCGCGGCCGGCTGCACGATGGTGCTCAAGCCGAGCGAGATCGCGCCGTTCAGCGCGATCCTGTTTGCCGAAATCCTGCACGAAGCCGGTGTGCCGCCCGGCGTGTTCAACCTCGTGCACGGCTACGGGCATGAAGCGGGCGATGCGCTGTCGCGGCACCCGGACGTCGACATGGTGTCGTTCACGGGTTCGACGCGCGCGGGCGTCGAGGTCGCGAAGGCGGCCGCCGATACCGTGAAGCGCGTGCACCAGGAGCTCGGCAGCAAGAGCCCGAACCTGATCCTGCCCGACGCCGATATCGACGATGCGGTCACACGCGGCGTGCGCAGCTGCTTCAGCAACAGCGGCCAGTCGTGCAACGCGCCGACGCGCATGCTCGTGCATGCGGATCACCTGGCGCTGGCCGAGCAGGCCGCGCGCCGCGAGGCGGAACGCACCGTCGTCGGCGATCCGCGTGCGCCGGAAACGGGCATCGGGCCGGTGGTCAGCCGCACGCAGTTCGACCGTATCCAGCACTTCATCCGGCTCGGGATCGAAGAGGGCGCGACGCTCGTCGCCGGCGGCCCGGGGCGGCCGGACGGGCTCGGCGACGGCTTCTACGTACGGCCGACGGTGTTCTCGAACGTCACGCCGGGCATGACGATCGCGACCGAGGAAATCTTCGGGCCGGTGCTGTCGATCATGACTTACCGGACCGAGGACGAGGCCGTCGCGCTCGCGAACGATTCGGTGTACGGGCTCGCGGCCTACGTGCAGTCGAAGGATCTCGAACGCGCGCGCCGGATCGCGGCACGGCTGCGTGTCGGCAACGTCCACATCAACTATCCGGCGTGGAACCCGGCCGCGCCGTTCGGCGGCTACAAGCGCTCGGGCAACGGGCGCGAGTATGCGGAGTTCGGCCTCGTCGAGTATCTGGAGACGAAGGGCACGACGGGGTACACGGAAGGCGGCGCGCGATAA
- a CDS encoding FadR/GntR family transcriptional regulator yields MVMDRARAGLAVEIKQPKRADLVAEEIKRLITEKDLKPGDRLPREAELQQLYAVSKSTIREALKSLEVQGLIKVTTGPSGGGMVVEVPLDRTLQLLQNYLFFKDVTIDDIYTVRKLLEPELAAGAVPHLSERDFAALESNIACCDGASGVHDRGHMLRQRQEDTTFHDILAAANPNPFLRFSCELINEMIRQLIEFRNDTPLVEHKRFGEANVSIHKAILQAARERDAERVRALMVEHMTEAPKHVKRMKGKLRGRLILDSEIRRRAAAHGAGSDAAATDPEEG; encoded by the coding sequence ATGGTCATGGACCGAGCCAGGGCGGGCCTCGCGGTCGAAATCAAGCAGCCGAAGCGGGCCGACCTGGTCGCCGAGGAGATCAAGCGGCTGATCACCGAGAAGGACCTGAAGCCGGGCGACCGCCTGCCGCGCGAAGCCGAGCTGCAGCAGCTCTATGCAGTGAGCAAGAGCACGATCCGCGAGGCGCTGAAGTCGCTCGAGGTGCAGGGGCTCATCAAGGTCACGACGGGGCCGTCGGGCGGCGGGATGGTCGTCGAGGTGCCGCTCGACCGCACGCTGCAGCTCCTGCAGAACTACCTGTTCTTCAAGGACGTGACGATCGACGATATCTATACGGTGCGAAAGCTGCTCGAACCCGAGCTGGCGGCGGGCGCCGTGCCGCACCTGAGCGAGCGCGACTTCGCGGCGCTGGAGTCGAACATCGCGTGTTGCGATGGCGCGTCGGGCGTGCACGACCGCGGCCACATGCTGCGCCAGCGACAGGAGGACACGACGTTCCACGACATCCTCGCGGCCGCGAACCCGAACCCGTTCCTGCGATTCAGCTGCGAGCTGATCAACGAGATGATCCGGCAGTTGATCGAGTTCCGGAACGATACGCCGCTCGTCGAACACAAGCGCTTCGGCGAAGCGAACGTATCGATCCACAAGGCGATCCTGCAGGCCGCACGCGAGCGCGATGCCGAGCGCGTCCGTGCGCTGATGGTCGAGCACATGACCGAGGCGCCCAAGCATGTGAAGCGGATGAAAGGCAAGCTGCGCGGGCGTCTGATCCTCGACTCCGAGATCCGCAGGCGGGCCGCCGCTCACGGTGCGGGATCCGATGCGGCCGCAACGGATCCCGAAGAGGGCTGA